ATGCGGGGATTAGGCTGTTTTCGGTCCTGGAAAGCATTGTCACCTACAACGAAGTCCGGGACAACAACGGTCCGGGAATCTACACCAGTGCCCGTGACAGCGAATTCCTCCATAACAACGTCACCGGCAACAGCTATGGCATCCTATTCTGGGGCGGCTGCTGCTCGGGCGTCTACGGCATCAATAATCTGGCTGCGTACAACTATATAGCTGAAAACACGCACGGAATAGGAATCACGCCCTGGACTGGCGGCTCCAACCGACTGCTCGCGAACACAGTCCTGAACAGCGCTGAGTTCGGCATTTACATCACCCATGGCAGCAACCACCGCATCGAGAATTCGACGATTTCGGGCAGCGGTTTGTATGACCTGCGCCTCACATCTGGAGAAACGACAATCATCAATTCCACATTCTCATCAATCTCGATATCCACCGACGCTGATTTGCGTGAGAGGGAGTTGTTTAGCCTCCGCATCCTGGAAGAGAATAGTGACCCGTTTGTCGATTTTGAAATTGCAGTTGAGGATGGCACAGGCACTGCATACGCTTCGCCGCACTGGGGTGGTAGCGATGATCTTACTGATTCTAGTGGCTCTATCCGCCAGCTGCTGCTACTGACACGGCACTGGAACGGTTCCGCAACTCCTGATGTTTTTGAGACCACGGTCAAGTACGCCTTTGGCGTTCGCGCCAAGGAGAAATCACAGCAGCTGAACCAGACCACAACATTGGATATCTATGTACCTGAACACTGGCGCAAGGGACTGGTGCGCAACGTCGATTCGGGCGAGGACTACTCGTCGCTGGCGACTGCCATCTCCGAGGCAGACAGCGGCGACGAGCTGCACATCTGGAAAGGGAGCTATCCCGAGATGGTCGATATCGAGGAGTCGCTGACGATAACCGGCAATTCCACCGCGGATGTGCTGCTGAAAGGCACAGGCGATGATTACGTAATCCACATTGATGCCGACTCTGTCACGATTCGAAACCTGACAGTCCTGGATGGTAGAGGACTCTATCTTGACAGGCTCTCGAGTGATGTAACACTGGAGTGGCTGGTAATCCACGATTCCTCGATTAATGGCATTTATGCATTCCAGAACGAAAATCTGGCCTTCTCCAATCTGACAGTCACTAACAGCTCCGAGCAGGGGATAGTGTTCTACAAGACAACCAGCAGCGTTGTTAGCGACTGCACCGTTTTGAATAGCGACGGCTCCGCTATCCTGTTCGAAGATGCCTACAGCGTTGAGTTACACAGAATCACCCTGACCGGTAATGGAGGATCCGGAATCCGCCTTGACAAAAGCGATTCAATATCAGTCAGGGACAGCTGGATCTTTGACAACCGCAGAAATCCCGGGTGGTGGGAGGTGTGGTCAACAAATACCGATGGGCTGGTCATGGATAACGTAACTATTTCCGGCATGGGACTGGTCCTGCTGGTTGACAATGAGCAGGCCCACCTCTCAAACCTGACCCTGGAAATCACTCTGGATTCGGGCTATGGCATATATCTGGAAAAGTCGGATTCCAACACCCTGCGCGATATCTTGGTATCGGCTGATGGAGTCCTGGCCAGCGGCATCGTCCTGGAGGATTCCGATGATAACCTACTCATCAACTGCACCGTCAACAACGTCCATTACGAGGCGTTCTACTTCCGGAACTCTGCCAACGACAACACCCTTCTCGACTCAGCCGCCTCTGGTGGCGAGTTCGCCCGGCTCAAGCTGTCGGTGGCGGGCAGGACCGTGGTCCGCAACAGCACCTTCTCCGGCGCAGGAGGCGACAGCGGAGTCCAGCTCAGCTCCGCGCCCGACACAATATTCGACAACGTAACCTCCAAGGATAACGGCGCGGAAACAGGCCATCATGGCCTATACGCCTCCGCCGCGGATGGCTTGCTAATCAGGAACTCCCTCTTCAGCAACAACGCCGGCCGCGGCGCCTATATATTTAACTCTGATAATGTGGTTATATATTCCAACCAGTTCGACAACAACGCCCACGGTCTGGTTCTCTGGACCGTGGATAATGCGCGTGCCTCCCAGAACGGCTTTGAGATTGGGGACGGCAATGCCATTGAGTTACGTTATGGTTCGAACAGCTGGATTGACAACAATACCATCGAGCAGTACGGGAATGACGCATCGCAGAATTTCGGAATCGGTGTTTACTTCTCAGACTGGAACCGAATCCACAATAACACAGTCTCCGACAGCGAGGTGACCGGTATCCTGCTGGGCGATGATGCCGAGTTCAATTACGTGACTGGTAACTCTTTGACGCGGACCGAGTTCCCTGCAATCCGGGTGCTTTATGACAACAACTACATCGCTCACAATATCGTCTCCGAAACAGGGTGGATTGGCATTGTGGTCGATGGAGACCGGAACGAAATTATCGACAATACCCTGGTTGATGGCGAATCATCCGGCATCAATGTCTATGGCAGCAACAACCAGTTCACCGGCAACAATTTTTCGGGAGGCTCCGACTTCCCGATTCAAGCTACTGGCACCTGGAATGTCTTCACCGACAACGTGGTTGACGCCGCTGGCGAGGACGCCGCGGTGCTGGTCACCGGTAGCAACAACCAGTTCAGCGGCAACCAGCTCACCAACGGCGACATCGGTTTCCTCGTCTCCGGCGACTGGAATGAGTTCGAGGAAAACAGTGTATCCAGCTTCAGCGAAGTATGCTTCTCGCTGAGTGCAGATTATATAACCTTGAAAGGAAACTACTGTTCGGGCGCCGTTGAGGGCTTGCAGCTGGATTCCGCCACCGGGACTGTCGCGACCGGTAACAACTGGACCGGTGTCGCGATTGCCCTGCGCCTCTATGATGCGTCTGGAAATTCCTTCAGCAACGAAGCTGTCACTGCCAGTTCGGTTGCCGTTTCATTCGAGAACAGCCGGTCAAACTCGATTCGGTTTTCCACGCTGGCTGGCTCAATCCAGCTAGCCTCGAACTCGACCGCCAACTACCTCAACGGCTCCGCGTGGCAGGGCGAAATTAGCTGCGACTCCACCTCGCAGCTCTTTATCGCCGACAACATAACCATCGAGGTGCGGAACGAAGACCTCGGCACACTATTCGAGGCAGTCCACCTGCGCCTGAGGGCCGACGGTGGAACGGTCTACGCCACCCCCTTCTTTGGCGGCAGCGACGCGACCACCGGCGGTGACGGCCGCATCGCGCCGCAGATGCAGGCCCACACCAGCTACGCCGGTAGTTCCGACCCCGAAACGACCGAGTTCGCGCTCGCCTACGCGTTCCGCTTGCGGCAGGGGGCGGCCGACTTCAACGCCACGGGGCCGCATCTCGAGACGGTCCGGATTCCCGACGAGTGGAACTACGGGCTGGTCCAGAACCAGCGCACCCTGAACGAATACGGGCTGATTTTCGACGCGGTCGCGAACGCCAGCGAGGGCGACGAACTGCTGGTGTGGCCCAGCCTCTACGAGGAGTCAGTCACGGTCGATACGCGGCTGACGATTACCGGGCTCGGCCCGGGGGTGATGGTGCAGGGTGGCATGGCCAACAACCAGAGCGGGCCTGCGTTCACCATCAGCGCTTCCGGGACGGTTCTGCAAGGCCTTTCGGTCGGTAATTCCAGCGGTGGAATCATAGTGAACGCGGACGGCGTCGTTCTGACGAACCTCACGATTTCGGATATCGAAGGCATTGGAATCAATGTCGCTACCCCGGCTGAAGGGCTGCAGATACGCGACGTCACCGTCAGCAACACCACTTCCGACGGCATCGCCACCCCGTTCGGCGCCTCCGACTTCGTGCTGGAGCGGGTCGATGTCTCGCAGGCCGCGGGCGACTCGCTCCGGTTAGGTGGTTCAGGCCACTCAATCACTGATTCCAGTTTCTCGGACTGGACAAACATCAATGAGGGAAGCCAGCTCGAATTGAGGAATACGGCGTTCGGAGTGCTGCAGCTGAATAACCAGACAAACGCGCTGCTCGAAAACGTCACGGCAGACTACCTCAATATCTTCGGCGGCGGCGATAACCTACTGCAGTCAGGCAGCATAGGCAACCACATTGAGTTGAAGGATAATTCAATCGGCAATCGCGCGCTCGACACCACTTTCAGCAATGTCATTTGCGAGGCCGGCAGCAGCCTCGCCATCGAGTACCGGCTCACCGTCGAGCTGCGCACCGTCGAGGGACCGGGAAGCTGGCTCGACGTCGAACTCCTGGAGGGCGGGGTGGCGCTGTACGCCACCCCTGCTTTCGGCGGCAGCGAGGCGCTCTCGGACGGCGCGGGGCGCCTGCCGGAGCTGCTGCTGGCGGGGCTGCTCTACAACGGCAGCGCGACGCCCGAGTCGGTGGTGGCGACGGTCTCGGTCCAGTTCAACGGCTTACAGGAATCCAGCTTCAGCATCTCGCAGGACTCGTTGCAGCGTGTCTGGCTCAACCTGCCGCCCGACCCTGCGGTGGATTCGGTGAGCCCCAGCCCCGCAATTCAGGGCGACATGCGCGAACCGGTCGACGCGGCGACGAAGGTGTGGTGGCCGCTGGACGAGGGGAGCGGCACCAGTAGTGCTGACGGCAGCGGTAACGGCAACAACCTGACGCTGCAGCCGACACAGTCGTGGGCACCGGGCTACGACGGCAGCGCGGTCCGCTTCGACGGCCAGTTCATCTATCTCGAGGGGCCGCTGCTCAAGTTCGGCACAACCACCATAGAGCTCTGGTTCAACACCACCGACACTGGTATCGGCACGTTGCTTTCCGACTACTACAGCGGTGACAGCAGCTGGAACCACCACCTCTATCTCGTCAATGGCGAGCCGCGCTTCGAGCAGACACAGGGCGGCATGCCGCTCACGCTCGCCGCCGCCGCGCAGTTCAACGACGGCGGCTGGCATCACGTCGCGGTGGTCCGCTCCGCCGACATGGTCTCGCTCTGGGTCGACGGCGTAATGTTAGACTCGCGCCCGTCCGGGGCTGCGGACACTTCGCAGCGCGACACCTGGCTCGGTATGTCGCCTGACGGGGGTAACGCGTACGCCGGCCTGCTCGACAGCATCCGCATCTCCAGAACCGCACGCCATCCCGAGGACTTCCTGACCGGCGGTGGGACCGTGCTGCTCTCCGGCAGCGGCAGCGACCCGGACGGGGCCATCACCAACTGGACCTGGTCCTCGTCGCAAGACGGCATCCTCGGTTACGGCCCGCAGCTCGAGCTGGGCGTCGACGGCCTGAGCCTCGGCAGCCACTCGATTACACTACAGGCGGTCGACGACAACGGCAGCGCTGCGCAGTCGAGCATCTCGCTGGTCGTGATGCGGCGGCCCGGCGCGCTGATAATCGACCCGCCTCTGCTGGTCCACGACGGCGATACCATCACCCTGCAGGGCGAAGCGACCGGCGAGATGCTGATTACGTCATGGGAGTGGTGGTCCGACGTGGCAGGACTGCTCGGCAGCGAGCCGACAATCGAGGTCGTCGCGCTGGCTAACGGCACCCACAATATCACACTGCGGCTTCAGGCTTCCAACGGCCTCTGGAGCGACGATACGACCGTCGCCATCTACGTTAACGGGCGGCCGCGACTCTCGGAGCCGTCACTCACAGCGCAATTCCTAGTACGGGGCGGCAGCGTTTCGTTCAGCGGTGCCGTGATGGATGACACGGACCTGGGCGCGGAGCTTAGCTTAGAGGCAGCGTATCGCCGCCTCGGCACCGGCGCATGGGAAACCG
This sequence is a window from Candidatus Poseidoniia archaeon. Protein-coding genes within it:
- a CDS encoding right-handed parallel beta-helix repeat-containing protein; this translates as MHVKVTDNGTGESWKIYDNQTDENRTAYSGTHAMWLGNPDKNDNGDGDAGEYEDNWDFSFVTKDGISLGSSPKLAIMVWYETENPYDGGHVQISTDTGDSWELLTPAGGYSCSSVAALGDAGYCNNSNGWVLQNFSLSGYANEDVLLRFRFASDGSVSTFEGWYIDDVKVTNGGQTLFEDDFENGKAKWTIDRFVMPRSGADARVTDRNGLQYASPYFDGSDSLSGSLGWLNNQVAIKVITQRYYGNSTPVVQNVELRLRYVDWHSTTLLNLTDSYTKHFKVPDFRVNHSGVLYYNIQSAIENATSGDTIYAWNGTFRENLIIDKEVVLLGNGTGSTIIDGAGNTSVKVTGKYATIANLTVKGATGSDEYGIHVNSSGGGLNATGVRLHDNYNGLYFDNKGWGSRIADSTIDSNSDSGLDVQGSSGIRIENCTISNNGKHGIYLSATPDALVYGNHIHNNSNGGIYASSSGSGFGIHHNQIVDNGHAGIRLFSVLESIVTYNEVRDNNGPGIYTSARDSEFLHNNVTGNSYGILFWGGCCSGVYGINNLAAYNYIAENTHGIGITPWTGGSNRLLANTVLNSAEFGIYITHGSNHRIENSTISGSGLYDLRLTSGETTIINSTFSSISISTDADLRERELFSLRILEENSDPFVDFEIAVEDGTGTAYASPHWGGSDDLTDSSGSIRQLLLLTRHWNGSATPDVFETTVKYAFGVRAKEKSQQLNQTTTLDIYVPEHWRKGLVRNVDSGEDYSSLATAISEADSGDELHIWKGSYPEMVDIEESLTITGNSTADVLLKGTGDDYVIHIDADSVTIRNLTVLDGRGLYLDRLSSDVTLEWLVIHDSSINGIYAFQNENLAFSNLTVTNSSEQGIVFYKTTSSVVSDCTVLNSDGSAILFEDAYSVELHRITLTGNGGSGIRLDKSDSISVRDSWIFDNRRNPGWWEVWSTNTDGLVMDNVTISGMGLVLLVDNEQAHLSNLTLEITLDSGYGIYLEKSDSNTLRDILVSADGVLASGIVLEDSDDNLLINCTVNNVHYEAFYFRNSANDNTLLDSAASGGEFARLKLSVAGRTVVRNSTFSGAGGDSGVQLSSAPDTIFDNVTSKDNGAETGHHGLYASAADGLLIRNSLFSNNAGRGAYIFNSDNVVIYSNQFDNNAHGLVLWTVDNARASQNGFEIGDGNAIELRYGSNSWIDNNTIEQYGNDASQNFGIGVYFSDWNRIHNNTVSDSEVTGILLGDDAEFNYVTGNSLTRTEFPAIRVLYDNNYIAHNIVSETGWIGIVVDGDRNEIIDNTLVDGESSGINVYGSNNQFTGNNFSGGSDFPIQATGTWNVFTDNVVDAAGEDAAVLVTGSNNQFSGNQLTNGDIGFLVSGDWNEFEENSVSSFSEVCFSLSADYITLKGNYCSGAVEGLQLDSATGTVATGNNWTGVAIALRLYDASGNSFSNEAVTASSVAVSFENSRSNSIRFSTLAGSIQLASNSTANYLNGSAWQGEISCDSTSQLFIADNITIEVRNEDLGTLFEAVHLRLRADGGTVYATPFFGGSDATTGGDGRIAPQMQAHTSYAGSSDPETTEFALAYAFRLRQGAADFNATGPHLETVRIPDEWNYGLVQNQRTLNEYGLIFDAVANASEGDELLVWPSLYEESVTVDTRLTITGLGPGVMVQGGMANNQSGPAFTISASGTVLQGLSVGNSSGGIIVNADGVVLTNLTISDIEGIGINVATPAEGLQIRDVTVSNTTSDGIATPFGASDFVLERVDVSQAAGDSLRLGGSGHSITDSSFSDWTNINEGSQLELRNTAFGVLQLNNQTNALLENVTADYLNIFGGGDNLLQSGSIGNHIELKDNSIGNRALDTTFSNVICEAGSSLAIEYRLTVELRTVEGPGSWLDVELLEGGVALYATPAFGGSEALSDGAGRLPELLLAGLLYNGSATPESVVATVSVQFNGLQESSFSISQDSLQRVWLNLPPDPAVDSVSPSPAIQGDMREPVDAATKVWWPLDEGSGTSSADGSGNGNNLTLQPTQSWAPGYDGSAVRFDGQFIYLEGPLLKFGTTTIELWFNTTDTGIGTLLSDYYSGDSSWNHHLYLVNGEPRFEQTQGGMPLTLAAAAQFNDGGWHHVAVVRSADMVSLWVDGVMLDSRPSGAADTSQRDTWLGMSPDGGNAYAGLLDSIRISRTARHPEDFLTGGGTVLLSGSGSDPDGAITNWTWSSSQDGILGYGPQLELGVDGLSLGSHSITLQAVDDNGSAAQSSISLVVMRRPGALIIDPPLLVHDGDTITLQGEATGEMLITSWEWWSDVAGLLGSEPTIEVVALANGTHNITLRLQASNGLWSDDTTVAIYVNGRPRLSEPSLTAQFLVRGGSVSFSGAVMDDTDLGAELSLEAAYRRLGTGAWETAYLSAPDWDSGRASFSFAPDFNASLGHYEFRLEAQDRHGGSSGWLVLPLQAEVTNIPPQVSTTLVPDPVVSADGTMLEFNASFSDTDGTVQQLQWVSSLDGVLSSNASFSMSSSSLSAGNHTITLRVQDNDGTWSETSFTVEVQPVVVPDEEFFGIARDNLLLVAAALLLGVLFVGGGLLLRSRETPVIAAATEEEEEQKPQRLVETWLPPEGLEGYEQLVAEYMARRREAYLAAPSNEQELDYLHNNRERFAISSYFEVPVDPAHLISDWALPENLRGNVHLDAVRSEIVERVLDGPPDRNYVIIGEPGVGKTVLLFELFDRLMARLPVGRISTTTLGKAHEKFGVRLFYDDIQENTELVQALTDRQIRGVILSAREADWASLPAEFQAQFDRLTVPLFSESEMKLLSRKMLGFSGLGYDEDAISALVQYAEGSPIYVWSMIREMLHRGLRALTADYIQENAIRGMNNYVSLLLQRLLKDGEEYRPGGLHALTSLVFLAETMEERFCHDLFYDAAVEQLSAHAQEQLNDSMDQGTFNRALAYLPGDGNVIKFPHDTWVDVILGHGDLNPFRTELRAIFRQFVDSGLFEEVKREVVPGVWETTARRYHRSPSRQKGSFLALADTLLHNFQVSELKELGVDIEMIREVASTYSHLPAAASLVSRIQAAEPQQVTQIINIQDTVSPASGGHPPYRIEELYLIYNDGRLISGQSLKETAIDQDIMGSMLTAINDFVQDSFQAAGQLGSIVYGDNRVMIERGEQAVLAVVIYGEETRELRSQVANALKLVESRFNSELAGWDGDVTLLSGTREILQPLLDGTREVSREMIDEYLSLQKVGLRAGWEHVAGHVRVQVEVCNYDSQPFSEAHLKLERTASLLELVATQPETEQTSSGVRLGEIESHDSHKLVLWFEPRSAGSAALALRLDYRDSEGRNAGVTTTLFAGTEVFREEDPPDGKALQKLLAGGSQRPPAAAAPAETVEVAVAEQVPVAEAEIVVETEVVAEPEAEAEPEPEPEPEPADLGVSGMDDLLGKLGELGPESPQEPAGKSSDDEYKKPEEETGVVKPALKKKQQKSSGDEDDDGELGDIFAKLKELDD